A part of Halobacillus shinanisalinarum genomic DNA contains:
- a CDS encoding carbonic anhydrase yields MGNLSNEFAACEEGDKQSPVNIKFSEVEEDQNVPEVQFQYEQATPSVINNGHSIQFNLPAEKKSNFITMDGAKYELNQFHFHTPSEHQLNGENLPMEMHLVHQSANDELAVITLMIEEGTENKELSSIWGELPTETMEKDIKMKESIELMKLIPESSSTFYYSGSLTTPPCSEGVKWIVFENPIEMSKEQIEEFKQIFPNNNRPIQSLNKREVIQNK; encoded by the coding sequence TTGGGGAATCTATCAAATGAGTTTGCTGCATGTGAAGAAGGTGATAAACAATCGCCGGTAAACATTAAATTCTCAGAGGTGGAGGAAGATCAGAACGTACCGGAAGTCCAATTTCAGTATGAACAAGCCACACCAAGTGTGATCAATAATGGCCATAGTATTCAATTCAATCTTCCCGCTGAAAAAAAGAGTAATTTTATCACAATGGATGGGGCAAAGTATGAGCTGAACCAATTTCATTTCCATACACCAAGTGAGCACCAGCTTAATGGCGAAAATTTGCCGATGGAAATGCATTTGGTTCATCAAAGTGCTAATGATGAATTGGCCGTGATTACCCTCATGATAGAAGAAGGGACAGAGAACAAGGAGCTTTCTAGTATTTGGGGTGAACTTCCAACGGAAACGATGGAGAAGGACATAAAGATGAAAGAATCTATTGAGTTAATGAAGCTTATACCGGAAAGTAGTTCAACGTTCTATTATAGTGGGTCTTTAACAACACCACCATGTTCCGAGGGTGTAAAATGGATTGTCTTTGAGAACCCAATTGAAATGTCTAAAGAACAGATTGAAGAGTTCAAACAAATCTTTCCAAATAATAACCGTCCTATTCAATCGCTGAATAAACGAGAGGTAATACAAAATAAATAA
- a CDS encoding GntR family transcriptional regulator yields MTAYEYIKQAILHGEFPPKMRLTEEFLAKKLQISRTPIREALKQLESEGLTVSMKRGVRVRHFTKKDVQQIYDLRTLLEGYAAAQAAIHRTDSDIQEMKTANEVYEQAINSYLESGETTIEYILEINHRFHDTIIKASQNQHIHSHISKVVVVPLIFRSFYWFNEYQLRHSLDVHKTILQAIKAQDTERARVAMHEHIYHGRDQVLIHIDDIDHHYSTNEEVQ; encoded by the coding sequence ATGACTGCATATGAATATATAAAACAAGCCATCTTACATGGTGAATTTCCACCAAAAATGCGATTAACCGAAGAATTTTTAGCAAAAAAGTTACAAATCAGCCGAACGCCGATCCGCGAGGCTTTGAAACAATTGGAATCAGAAGGACTAACGGTGTCGATGAAAAGAGGCGTACGTGTCCGTCATTTCACGAAAAAGGATGTTCAGCAAATTTATGACTTAAGGACACTTTTAGAGGGGTACGCAGCTGCCCAAGCCGCCATCCATCGCACAGACTCAGACATCCAAGAAATGAAAACAGCCAATGAAGTGTACGAGCAAGCCATCAACAGCTATCTTGAATCTGGCGAGACAACCATTGAATATATTTTAGAGATCAATCACAGATTCCACGACACCATTATAAAAGCATCGCAAAATCAACATATTCATTCTCATATATCTAAAGTTGTCGTCGTTCCGTTAATTTTCCGGTCCTTCTATTGGTTTAACGAATACCAGTTAAGACACTCGCTGGATGTTCATAAAACGATCCTTCAGGCCATAAAGGCACAAGATACGGAGCGGGCTCGCGTGGCGATGCATGAGCATATTTACCATGGAAGGGATCAGGTGCTCATTCACATTGATGATATTGACCACCATTATTCGACGAATGAAGAAGTCCAATGA
- a CDS encoding CaiB/BaiF CoA transferase family protein yields MGQSLEGVKVLELGSLIAGPFAGRLMAEFGADVIKVEPPKKGDPLRDWRHIYEGTSLWWRLQSRNKKSITVDLKSEEGQDIIKSLIKECDILIENFRPGTLEKWNLGYEELSAINPGLIMVRVSGYGQTGPYRDKAGFGSIGESMGGLRHITGHPESTPSRVGVSLGDSLAAMYSVIGAMMAMYHRDGKGSGKGQIIDVALYEAVFSLMEGSLPEFDKLGAVRERTGSALPGIAPSNTYQCNDGKYIVIGGNGDAIFKRLMNAIGQPDLAEDERFQSNSGRSAHADYLDELIEAWTKTVDFETALTVLDEARVPAGPIYSIEDIVNDPHYLSREMIQNFQMNEEESLKIPGVVPKMSETPGETKWLGPELGQHTDEVMRSLLTYDDEKIQQLKDKGII; encoded by the coding sequence ATGGGTCAAAGCTTAGAAGGAGTTAAAGTCTTAGAATTAGGAAGTTTAATTGCTGGTCCATTTGCTGGGAGGTTAATGGCTGAATTCGGGGCAGATGTGATAAAAGTTGAGCCGCCGAAGAAAGGAGATCCACTGAGGGATTGGCGTCATATTTATGAGGGGACGTCACTCTGGTGGCGGCTTCAATCAAGGAATAAAAAGTCGATCACCGTTGACTTGAAAAGTGAAGAAGGGCAAGACATCATAAAATCACTGATCAAGGAATGTGATATTCTCATTGAAAATTTTCGGCCGGGTACATTGGAAAAATGGAATTTAGGCTATGAAGAACTATCTGCCATTAATCCCGGTCTGATTATGGTCAGGGTCTCCGGCTACGGTCAAACAGGTCCTTATCGGGACAAGGCTGGATTTGGCAGTATCGGTGAATCCATGGGAGGGCTTCGCCATATCACTGGTCATCCTGAAAGTACACCATCAAGGGTAGGGGTCAGCCTTGGAGATTCCCTTGCAGCGATGTATTCCGTGATTGGTGCGATGATGGCGATGTACCACCGTGATGGTAAAGGTAGTGGAAAAGGACAAATCATTGATGTAGCCCTTTATGAGGCTGTATTTAGTTTGATGGAAGGGTCACTTCCTGAGTTTGACAAGCTTGGTGCTGTTCGGGAGAGGACAGGATCGGCCTTGCCGGGGATCGCGCCTTCGAATACGTACCAATGCAATGATGGCAAATATATCGTCATCGGCGGAAATGGGGATGCCATTTTCAAACGGTTAATGAACGCGATTGGACAGCCGGATTTGGCCGAGGATGAGCGTTTTCAAAGTAATAGCGGACGATCTGCACACGCGGACTATCTAGATGAACTGATTGAAGCTTGGACAAAAACGGTTGATTTTGAAACCGCTTTAACTGTACTTGACGAGGCGAGAGTTCCGGCTGGACCGATTTACAGTATTGAAGATATCGTAAATGATCCCCATTACTTGAGCAGGGAAATGATTCAGAATTTCCAAATGAATGAAGAAGAATCACTGAAAATCCCAGGGGTTGTGCCGAAAATGAGTGAAACACCAGGTGAAACCAAATGGCTTGGCCCGGAGCTCGGTCAGCATACGGATGAAGTGATGAGAAGCCTGTTGACCTATGATGATGAGAAAATTCAGCAGTTAAAAGATAAAGGGATCATATAA